The Nerophis lumbriciformis linkage group LG05, RoL_Nlum_v2.1, whole genome shotgun sequence genome contains a region encoding:
- the csrp2 gene encoding cysteine and glycine-rich protein 2, whose amino-acid sequence MPRWGGGNTCTACGGTVYHAEEVQCDGKSFHKQCFLCMVCRKGLDSTTVAIHDREVYCRSCYGKKYGPKGYGYGQGAGTLNMDRGERLGIKPDQSPCHKPTTNHNPSKFAQKFAGSEKCARCGDSVYAAEKVMGAGKPWHKNCFRCAKCGKSLESTNQTEKEGEIYCKACYAKNFGPKGFGYGQGAGALVHAQ is encoded by the exons ATGCCGAGGTGGGGCGGAGGCAACACGTGCACGGCGTGTGGCGGCACGGTGTACCACGCTGAGGAGGTGCAGTGTGACGGCAAGAGTTTCCACAAGCAATGCTTTCTCTGCA TGGTGTGCAGGAAGGGTCTGGACAGCACCACAGTGGCCATCCATGACCGGGAGGTGTACTGCAGGTCATGTTACGGCAAGAAGTACGGCCCGAAAGGGTACGGCTATGGTCAAGGTGCCGGGACCCTCAACATGGACCGAGGAGAACGACTGGGGATCAAACCAGACCA GAGCCCGTGTCACAAGCCCACCACCAACCACAACCCCTCCAAGTTTGCACAGAAGTTTGCAGGCTCAGAGAAATGTGCTCGCTGTGGTGACTCTGTGTACGCCGCTGAGAAGGTCATGGGGGCGGGCAAG CCGTGGCACAAGAACTGCTTCCGCTGTGCTAAATGTGGCAAGAGTCTGGAGTCCACCAACCAGACGGAGAAAGAAGGGGAAATCTACTGCAAAG CTTGCTACGCCAAGAACTTCGGCCCCAAAGGGTTCGGCTACGGCCAAGGAGCCGGCGCCTTGGTGCACGCCCAGTGA